The Halorientalis sp. IM1011 genome window below encodes:
- a CDS encoding ammonium transporter produces MDPIFLQVTVGDVASAVNFTWILVVSFLIFFMHAGFAMLEAGQVRSKNVANQLTKNLLTWSIGVMAFFLIGAGVSSLVGGSGFAWTPGSDPSSWASSWLYGAVFAMTAATIVSGAVAGRAKLRAYVTYTFLLAAVIYPVVTGITWSGTYFAEFLGTGFQDFAGGMIVHGMGGIAGLTAAWVLGPRIDRYNSDGSVNVIPGHSLTFAVLGTLILAFGWYGFNVGTAAIFTTAADGSIAGFNGAILGRVALTTTLAMAMGAIGAAAVALAKTGKVDTLYVANGLLAGLVGITGITNAVTWWGAVLVGGLAGAQLPIVFSFVEKRLKIDDVCAVFPVHGSAGVLGSLAFPFVAVGGFSVDALISQVAGVAVIGVWTVVATALVFGVLKALGQARVSESHEREGLDIAEHGVESYPEFSLGDDATMTDGGTAPAYKTDGGIVSRANDSSSDLRSEGDYDNDGEN; encoded by the coding sequence ATGGATCCGATCTTCCTGCAGGTCACGGTCGGTGACGTCGCGAGTGCGGTGAACTTCACCTGGATCCTGGTCGTATCGTTCCTGATCTTCTTCATGCACGCCGGGTTCGCCATGCTGGAGGCGGGGCAGGTGCGCTCGAAGAACGTCGCCAACCAGTTGACCAAGAACCTGCTGACCTGGTCGATCGGGGTGATGGCCTTCTTCCTGATCGGTGCCGGGGTCAGTAGTCTCGTCGGCGGGTCGGGCTTCGCCTGGACGCCGGGGAGCGATCCGTCGTCCTGGGCCAGTAGCTGGCTCTACGGGGCCGTCTTCGCCATGACGGCGGCGACCATCGTCTCCGGGGCGGTGGCCGGCCGTGCGAAGCTCCGTGCGTACGTGACCTACACGTTCCTGCTGGCGGCGGTCATCTACCCCGTCGTCACCGGGATCACGTGGTCCGGGACCTACTTCGCCGAGTTCCTGGGGACCGGCTTCCAGGACTTCGCCGGCGGGATGATCGTCCACGGGATGGGCGGCATCGCCGGGCTGACGGCCGCGTGGGTGCTCGGCCCCCGCATCGACCGCTACAACAGCGACGGCAGCGTCAACGTCATCCCCGGGCACTCGCTGACCTTCGCCGTGCTGGGAACGCTGATCCTGGCCTTCGGCTGGTACGGGTTCAACGTGGGCACGGCCGCGATCTTCACGACCGCGGCGGACGGCTCCATCGCCGGCTTCAACGGAGCGATCCTCGGCCGCGTCGCGCTGACGACGACCCTGGCGATGGCGATGGGCGCGATCGGGGCCGCGGCCGTCGCGCTGGCCAAGACCGGCAAGGTCGACACGCTGTACGTCGCAAACGGTCTGCTGGCCGGTCTCGTCGGGATCACCGGGATCACCAACGCCGTCACCTGGTGGGGTGCGGTCCTCGTCGGCGGCCTCGCCGGCGCACAGCTCCCCATCGTGTTCAGCTTCGTCGAGAAACGGCTGAAGATCGACGACGTCTGTGCGGTCTTCCCGGTCCACGGGAGCGCCGGCGTCCTCGGATCACTCGCCTTCCCCTTCGTCGCGGTCGGCGGCTTCTCGGTGGACGCCCTGATCTCGCAGGTCGCGGGCGTCGCCGTGATCGGCGTCTGGACGGTCGTGGCGACCGCGCTCGTCTTCGGCGTGTTGAAGGCGCTGGGTCAGGCCCGCGTCTCCGAGAGCCACGAGCGCGAGGGCCTCGACATCGCCGAACACGGCGTCGAGAGCTACCCCGAGTTCTCGCTCGGTGACGACGCGACGATGACGGACGGCGGTACTGCACCGGCTTACAAGACCGACGGCGGTATCGTGAGCAGAGCGAACGATTCCTCGTCTGACCTTCGGTCAGAAGGCGACTACGACAACGACGGTGAGAACTGA
- a CDS encoding P-II family nitrogen regulator, producing MSDTQPNDGGIKMVIAFIRPGKLSDVKKGLAEVGAPSLTVTNVRGRGSQPVKKGQWRGEEYVVDLHEKVKLETVVADVPAGDVVDAIKDAAHTGEPGDGKVFVVDVEDAVQIRTGKTGPDAV from the coding sequence ATGAGCGACACGCAACCCAACGACGGCGGTATCAAGATGGTGATCGCGTTCATCCGGCCCGGCAAACTGTCGGATGTCAAGAAGGGCCTCGCCGAGGTCGGCGCGCCCTCCCTGACGGTGACGAACGTCCGCGGTCGCGGCAGCCAGCCGGTCAAGAAAGGGCAGTGGCGCGGCGAGGAGTACGTGGTCGACCTCCACGAGAAGGTCAAACTGGAGACGGTCGTCGCCGACGTGCCCGCCGGGGACGTCGTCGACGCGATCAAGGACGCCGCCCACACCGGCGAACCCGGCGACGGCAAGGTGTTCGTGGTCGACGTCGAGGACGCCGTCCAGATCCGGACCGGCAAGACCGGTCCCGACGCTGTCTGA